The candidate division TA06 bacterium sequence TACTGTAAATACGCTTTGAATAGATTGCCTAAAGCAAACAAGCAAATAAAAACTAAACTTTTGGGAAACCCGATTTTTTATTTTTCGTCCTGATAGCGATAGCCTGAAAGCTATCGCTGGTAGCCAACAAGGCCCCTGGCGGGGCCTGCCCGCCTTTGGCGGATTAGGTTCATAGAGCCTTTATGATTTCCAGCGATGTCATTTATGTCGTCGCTATATTGATAAACGAAATTTGCTAACAGTTCAGTAATTAAAAAACCGCCTTTAAAGGCGGTTTTTTAATTACCGTTTGGTCCATTGTAGAATATCTTTGATGACATCTCTTATTAAAATTCGCTTTTTTTCATTTTGTCTTTTAACCAACCCGTTTATTTCAGCAAGCGCCGCATCTTTGGAATCTTTTAAATCATGGCGTTCGGCAAACAACAATTCGGTGCTTATGCCTAAAGCATCGGCAAGTTTTACTATGGTTTCAAGGGTAACATTTTTTACTCCACGTTCAATCATTCCGATATGAGTAGAATGAAGGTTTGACCGAAAACCCAATTCTTCCTGGGTTATGCCCTGTTGCTTGCGTAATTGTTGTATTCGCAGGCCGAATCTTATTTTTACGTTTGTTTTTGCTGACATAGGCTATATCCGTTTTTGGCGATAAAATAGTGAATATTTATAAAAGGATAATCCATACGCCAGTATTATGCCAGATACGATAATATCTAAAATAATTATTACGATAGTATTGACATTTGTTGTTAATTTTGATATAATATCTTTTAAATAAAACAAAAAGCAAAGGAGGTGAATCCAATGAAAACTAAACTTATTTTTCTTACTGTTATCGCATCGTTCATCTTCTTTAATATTGCCAGGAGTGATATTGGCATTAAAGTGGGTTATTTTTCACCCGCCGAGAAAACCTTTAAAGAAATCTACGGATCGGGCGGACTTGTTTTTGGATTGGATGGCGTTTTCTGGAGGGCAAATAATGTCGGTTTTGGTGTTTCCCTCGATTATTTTCGCAAGTCAGGAACGCCAGTATTTATTATCAACGGGGATACGGTGGAGACTGCCGATACCGCAATTGTGCGAGATGCCTCCTGCAAGATCA is a genomic window containing:
- a CDS encoding helix-turn-helix transcriptional regulator, with protein sequence MSAKTNVKIRFGLRIQQLRKQQGITQEELGFRSNLHSTHIGMIERGVKNVTLETIVKLADALGISTELLFAERHDLKDSKDAALAEINGLVKRQNEKKRILIRDVIKDILQWTKR